The Lutibacter profundi genome includes a region encoding these proteins:
- a CDS encoding cytochrome C oxidase subunit IV family protein, translating to MEHAQEHTSHTKLIWKVFAILSVITMVEVVLGIIKPASLHLTHFLGTSILNIIFLILTLVKAYYITWFFMHMADEKKSLRRAVVWTALFLIAYLATLILIEGSYINDVLGPLTKWNY from the coding sequence ATGGAACACGCACAAGAACATACATCGCACACAAAATTAATTTGGAAAGTATTTGCAATACTTTCTGTAATAACAATGGTTGAAGTTGTTTTAGGTATTATAAAACCAGCATCACTTCATTTAACGCATTTTTTAGGAACAAGTATATTAAATATTATATTCTTAATTTTAACATTAGTAAAAGCATATTATATCACATGGTTTTTTATGCATATGGCTGATGAAAAAAAGAGTTTAAGGAGAGCAGTAGTCTGGACCGCATTATTTTTAATAGCCTATTTAGCAACATTAATATTAATAGAAGGTAGTTATATTAATGATGTTTTAGGGCCATTAACAAAATGGAATTACTAA
- a CDS encoding GIY-YIG nuclease family protein, translating into MAYVYILHSASTNHYYTGSCKNLTSRLREHRTHIYTNSFTARASDWKVFLVIENLEYLQSRKIENHIKRMKSKIFIENLKKYPELIQKLKIKYS; encoded by the coding sequence ATGGCTTACGTTTATATTTTACATTCAGCTTCTACAAACCATTATTATACTGGCAGTTGTAAAAATTTGACTTCTCGTTTAAGGGAACACCGTACACACATATACACTAATAGTTTTACAGCCAGAGCATCAGATTGGAAGGTCTTTTTAGTTATTGAAAATTTAGAATATCTACAAAGTAGAAAAATTGAAAATCATATCAAAAGAATGAAAAGTAAAATCTTCATAGAAAATTTAAAAAAGTATCCAGAACTTATTCAAAAATTAAAAATAAAATACTCCTAA
- a CDS encoding GIY-YIG nuclease family protein, translating into MAYVYILHSASTNHYYTGSCKNLTSRLREHRTHIYTNSFTARASDWKVFLVIENLEYLQSRKIENHNKRMKSKIFIENLKKYPELIQKLKIKYS; encoded by the coding sequence ATGGCTTACGTTTATATTTTACATTCAGCTTCTACAAACCATTATTATACTGGCAGTTGTAAAAATTTGACTTCTCGTTTAAGGGAACACCGTACACACATATACACTAATAGTTTTACAGCCAGAGCATCAGATTGGAAGGTCTTTTTAGTTATTGAAAATTTAGAATATCTACAAAGTAGAAAAATTGAAAATCACAACAAAAGAATGAAAAGTAAAATCTTCATAGAAAATTTAAAAAAGTATCCAGAACTTATTCAAAAATTGAAAATAAAATACTCCTAA
- a CDS encoding SCO family protein — translation MKKYSYIGIAFIILIFGIYAIPKIVAKLKPPQLITIAKVPPFKFTNQDGKLITNSFYKDKVYVVEFFFTTCPTICPKMNENMVKIQNEFYGNNEFGIASFSINPTHDTPQILKEYAKSHGATLKNWNFLTGDQDKIYELANTGFTLFAGENSDAEGGFEHSGMFALVDKQGNIRSRLDEFGNPIAFYDGLDPKGVQMIKEDIAILLNE, via the coding sequence ATGAAAAAATATTCATACATAGGTATTGCTTTTATAATTTTAATTTTTGGTATTTATGCCATTCCTAAAATTGTAGCTAAATTAAAACCACCTCAATTAATTACAATTGCAAAAGTACCCCCATTTAAATTTACAAATCAAGATGGAAAATTAATTACAAATTCATTTTATAAAGACAAAGTATATGTTGTAGAGTTTTTCTTTACAACCTGCCCCACAATTTGTCCTAAAATGAATGAAAATATGGTGAAAATTCAAAATGAATTTTATGGAAATAACGAATTTGGAATTGCGTCTTTTAGTATTAATCCAACACATGACACACCTCAAATTTTAAAAGAATATGCAAAATCTCACGGCGCAACATTAAAAAATTGGAATTTTTTGACAGGAGATCAAGATAAAATTTATGAATTGGCTAATACTGGGTTTACACTTTTTGCAGGAGAAAATAGTGATGCTGAAGGAGGTTTTGAACATTCTGGAATGTTTGCTTTAGTTGATAAACAGGGTAATATTCGTTCGAGATTAGATGAATTTGGAAACCCAATAGCATTTTATGATGGTTTAGATCCTAAAGGGGTTCAAATGATTAAAGAAGATATTGCAATACTTTTAAATGAATAA
- a CDS encoding LPXTG cell wall anchor domain-containing protein produces the protein MRFFSLLLFFVLNGVYGQEFEITHKGPLKENWEFYKSKTTYIDYSTIYLCGRQPNENKYNDAKVNILFIDYTLYGGIIVTANNQTNIENDYVDDYVLKGINYYTIYSKRKENETDYKYWFYIDIDGDNTKGVEVAAIIKKTGKSTCSYDKLEKILFQHVRELQFLPLSNNNKQPTLNNNTQNDKNSSDDNSNTWTVIIGAITAGALLGIRNRRKKRKSLKKKRNSKKKKKLPITFYN, from the coding sequence ATGCGATTTTTTTCTCTCCTTTTATTTTTTGTGCTTAATGGTGTTTATGGACAAGAATTTGAAATAACTCACAAAGGACCATTAAAAGAAAATTGGGAGTTTTATAAATCAAAAACGACATATATTGATTATAGTACAATTTATCTTTGTGGTAGACAACCTAATGAGAATAAATATAATGATGCTAAAGTCAACATTTTGTTTATTGATTATACTCTATATGGAGGCATCATAGTAACTGCAAATAACCAAACAAATATTGAAAATGATTATGTAGATGATTATGTTCTAAAAGGAATAAATTATTATACAATTTATAGTAAACGAAAGGAAAATGAGACTGATTATAAATATTGGTTTTATATTGATATAGATGGTGATAATACTAAAGGAGTTGAAGTAGCTGCAATTATAAAAAAAACAGGTAAATCAACTTGTTCCTATGATAAGCTAGAAAAAATTTTATTTCAACATGTAAGAGAGTTACAGTTTTTACCTTTAAGTAATAACAATAAACAACCCACTTTAAACAATAACACACAAAATGACAAGAATTCTTCCGATGATAACAGCAACACTTGGACAGTCATTATCGGTGCCATAACTGCAGGGGCATTATTAGGAATACGAAATAGAAGAAAAAAAAGAAAAAGTCTAAAGAAGAAAA
- a CDS encoding cytochrome c oxidase subunit 3, whose protein sequence is MKETLDQELKQARRKSAKPMLWISMISMTMMFAGLTSAYVVSRKRSDWVSFDLPNAFYISTIIIVLSSITFLLAKNFIRKDNRQLTTLFLVLTLLLGIGFVFFQFEGFKELFDSGLFFAGEYSTVKSSFIYGITLAHLAHIIAGIIVLVIVIYNHLIKKYSSKNFLGLELGAIFWHFVDILWIYLFFFFYFIR, encoded by the coding sequence ATGAAAGAAACTTTAGATCAAGAATTAAAACAAGCCAGAAGAAAATCAGCCAAACCAATGCTTTGGATTTCAATGATTAGTATGACTATGATGTTTGCAGGCTTAACAAGCGCGTACGTAGTTAGCCGTAAAAGAAGTGATTGGGTATCATTTGATTTGCCTAATGCCTTTTACATAAGTACTATTATAATTGTATTAAGTAGTATTACTTTTTTATTAGCAAAAAATTTTATTAGAAAAGATAATCGACAACTAACAACACTTTTTTTAGTATTAACATTACTGTTAGGTATTGGATTTGTGTTTTTTCAGTTTGAAGGATTTAAAGAACTATTTGATTCTGGATTGTTTTTTGCCGGTGAATACAGTACCGTGAAATCGTCATTTATTTATGGTATAACCCTAGCGCATTTAGCGCATATAATAGCTGGAATTATTGTGCTAGTAATTGTAATTTATAATCATTTAATAAAAAAATATTCTTCAAAAAACTTCTTAGGCCTTGAATTAGGAGCTATTTTCTGGCATTTTGTGGATATACTGTGGATTTACCTATTTTTCTTTTTCTATTTTATTAGATAA
- a CDS encoding cytochrome c oxidase subunit 3, whose amino-acid sequence MEATIASDSNGNNWSGGNKKPLDASYGKMMMWFFILSDALTFSGFLAAYGLMRFKFIDSWPIADEVFTHFPFLHGVNAPMFYVALMTFVLIFSSVTMVLAVDAGHQMKKGKVTFYMLLTIIGGVIFLGSQAWEWKQFIQGSYGAMQLKDGKIIQFVNASGHQVTLESFSKPLNSERVQHTKSNGIWYVKEASLPPFTINEVIEGFKEHPEITIRTEQINPETKQKIIIPRKDAMAYLAEGKAIVKGANLEVNEYGKTLFADFFFFITGFHGFHVFSGILINIIIFFNVIVGTYERRGSYEMVEKVGLYWHFVDLVWVFVFTFFYLV is encoded by the coding sequence ATGGAAGCAACTATTGCTAGTGATTCTAATGGGAATAATTGGAGCGGAGGAAATAAAAAACCATTAGATGCAAGCTATGGTAAAATGATGATGTGGTTTTTCATTTTATCTGATGCACTTACATTCTCAGGCTTTTTGGCCGCTTATGGCTTAATGCGTTTTAAATTTATAGACTCTTGGCCAATTGCCGATGAAGTTTTTACTCACTTTCCTTTTTTACATGGTGTTAATGCCCCTATGTTTTATGTAGCATTAATGACTTTTGTCTTAATCTTTTCATCTGTAACCATGGTGTTAGCAGTTGATGCAGGTCATCAAATGAAAAAAGGTAAAGTAACATTTTATATGCTACTTACCATTATTGGTGGTGTCATATTTTTAGGTTCACAAGCTTGGGAATGGAAACAATTCATTCAAGGATCTTATGGAGCTATGCAATTAAAAGATGGAAAAATTATTCAGTTTGTTAATGCTTCTGGGCATCAGGTTACTTTAGAAAGTTTTTCTAAACCTTTGAATTCCGAAAGAGTACAACATACTAAAAGCAATGGAATATGGTATGTAAAGGAAGCTTCTTTACCTCCTTTTACTATAAATGAAGTTATTGAGGGATTTAAAGAACATCCAGAAATAACAATTAGAACTGAACAGATAAACCCAGAAACAAAACAAAAAATAATAATTCCACGTAAAGATGCAATGGCCTATTTAGCTGAAGGTAAGGCTATTGTTAAAGGTGCAAACTTAGAGGTTAATGAATATGGTAAAACATTGTTTGCCGACTTCTTTTTCTTTATTACAGGATTTCACGGATTTCACGTTTTTTCAGGAATTTTAATTAACATAATTATATTTTTTAATGTAATTGTAGGAACTTATGAGCGAAGAGGAAGTTATGAAATGGTTGAGAAAGTAGGGTTATATTGGCACTTTGTAGATTTAGTTTGGGTATTTGTATTCACATTCTTCTACTTAGTTTAA
- the cyoE gene encoding heme o synthase has protein sequence MVFNDFKQLTKVGLSLSVVFSSLAGYLLAVEKIQISTLILLAIGGYLMVGASNAFNQIIEKDTDALMKRTKNRPLPTGRMHVSMAMVIAVSFTILGISILYSINPKSALFGAISIFLYTSVYTPLKSITPLAVFIGAIPGAIPFMLGWVAATNSFSIEPGMLFLIQFFWQFPHFWAIAWLQYDEYKKAGFNLMPMGQKNKKAVVQIIIYTFCLIIVSVIPVLKLTGSFYIYPITAVILLLLGSTMLFYAIKLYKKLTNKVARQLMLSSVLYITLIQIIYVVDKFLH, from the coding sequence ATGGTATTTAACGATTTCAAGCAACTTACAAAAGTTGGTTTGTCATTAAGTGTTGTGTTTTCGTCATTAGCAGGCTACTTGTTGGCTGTTGAAAAAATTCAAATTTCAACTCTTATTTTATTAGCAATTGGAGGGTATTTAATGGTTGGAGCTTCAAATGCATTTAATCAAATTATTGAAAAAGATACCGATGCTTTAATGAAACGTACCAAAAACCGTCCATTGCCAACTGGTAGAATGCATGTTTCAATGGCTATGGTAATTGCTGTTTCATTCACTATTTTAGGAATATCAATTTTATATAGTATAAATCCTAAAAGTGCATTGTTTGGTGCTATTTCAATATTTTTATACACAAGTGTTTATACACCACTAAAATCAATAACACCATTAGCAGTTTTTATAGGGGCAATTCCTGGCGCCATACCTTTTATGTTAGGTTGGGTAGCAGCTACAAATAGTTTTTCTATTGAACCTGGAATGTTATTTTTAATTCAATTTTTTTGGCAATTTCCTCATTTTTGGGCAATAGCTTGGTTGCAATACGATGAATATAAAAAAGCAGGATTTAACTTAATGCCAATGGGACAAAAAAACAAGAAAGCAGTAGTCCAAATTATTATTTATACATTTTGTTTAATAATTGTTTCTGTAATTCCAGTTTTGAAATTAACAGGAAGTTTTTATATTTACCCAATTACAGCTGTAATTTTATTACTTTTAGGAAGTACAATGCTATTTTATGCTATAAAATTATATAAAAAGTTAACAAATAAAGTAGCAAGGCAACTAATGTTATCAAGTGTTTTATATATTACATTGATACAAATAATATATGTTGTAGATAAATTTTTACATTAA